The following are encoded in a window of Syngnathus scovelli strain Florida chromosome 4, RoL_Ssco_1.2, whole genome shotgun sequence genomic DNA:
- the cul4a gene encoding cullin-4A, with protein sequence MAEDTRQEKRANFSALTDTNGMTRTSSMSSGKSGTSKKLVIKNFKDRPKLSENYTEDTWLKLRDAVSAIQNSTSIKYSLEELYQAVENLCSYKVSPTLYKQLRQVCEDHVRAQIYQFREESMDNLSFLKRMNRCWLDHCRQTIMIRSIFLFLDRTYVLQSSLLPSIWDTGLELFRIHIVSDSVVQKRTVDGILEQIELERNGETADRSLLRSLLGMLSDLQVYKVAFEERFLSETNRLYAAEGQRLMQNRDVPEYLHHVARRLEEENDRVMSYLDLSTQKPLINCVEKQLLGEHMSTILQKGLSILLDGNRVTELALLYQLFSKVKDGLSTLLQFWRDYIKTFGEEIVCTPEKDKDMVQELLDFKDKMDNVAQSCFARSEGFINAMKEAFETFINKRPNKPAELIAKYVDSKLRAGNKEATEEELERILDKIMIIFRFIHGKDVFEAFYKKDLAKRLLVGKSASVDAEKSMLSKLKHECGAAFTSKLEGMFKDMELSKDIMIQFKQYTQNQSEPSNIELTVNILTMGYWPSYLPMEVHLPSEMVKLQEVFKLFYLGKHSGRKLQWQPTLGHAVLKAEFKEGRKELQVSLFQTLVLLMFNEGEEFSMEEIGTATGIEEGELKRTLQSLACGKARVLNKIPRGKEVEDGDRFSFNNDFRHKLFRIKINQIQMKETVEEQVSTTERVFQDRQYQIDAAVVRIMKMRKTLSHNLLVSELYNQLKFPVKPGDLKKRIESLIDRDYMERDKENPNQYHYVA encoded by the exons ATGGCCGAAGACACCAGACAGGAGAAGAGGGCCAACTTCTCGGCTTTAACGGACACCAACGGGATGACCAGGACATCCTCCATGTCTTCTGGAAAATCTGGCACTTCCAAGAAATTAGTAATAAAAAATTTCAAAG ATCGGCCCAAATTATCCGAGAACTACACCGAGGACACTTGGTTGAAACTGCGAGATGCAGTCAGTGCCATCCAGAACAGCACATCCATCAAGTACAGCCTTGAAGAGCTCTATCAG GCTGTGGAGAACCTGTGTTCGTATAAAGTCTCGCCCACATTGTACAAGCAGCTACGGCAGGTATGCGAGGATCACGTgcgggcccaaatctaccagttCAGAGA AGAGTCTATGGACAACCTGTCTTTCCTGAAGAGGATGAATCGCTGCTGGCTGGATCACTGCCGACAAACT ATAATGATTCGAAGCATCTTTCTCTTCCTGGACCGCACGTATGTGCTGCAAAGCTCCTTGCTCCCCTCCATCTG GGATACTGGGCTGGAATTGTTCCGTATACACATCGTAAGTGACAGCGTTGTCCAGAAGCGTACCGTCGACGGCATTTTGGAGCAGATCGAACTGGAGCGCAACGGCGAGACAGCTGACCGTAGTTTGTTGAGGAGCTTGCTGGGAATGCTTTCAGACCTCCAG GTCTATAAAGTGGCTTTTGAAGAGCGATTTTTGTCTGAAACAAATCGCTTGTACGCTGCGGAGGGACAGCGTTTGATGCAAAACAGAGAC GTGCCCGAGTACCTGCACCATGTGGCTCGTCGGTTGGAGGAGGAGAACGATCGCGTCATGAGCTACCTCGACCTGAGCACCCA gaagccTCTCATTAACTGCGTTGAAAAACAACTTTTAGGAGAGCACATGTCCACAATACTGCAAAAGG GATTGAGCATTCTTTTGGACGGGAACCGTGTGACGGAGCTGGCCCTCCTCTACCAACTGTTCAGCAAGGTGAAGGACGGACTGTCCACTTTGCTGCAGTTTTGGAGGGATTACATCAAG ACCTTTGGCGAAGAGATTGTTTGTACACCGGAGAAAGATAAGGACATGGTACAAGAGCTGCTGGACTTCAAGGACAAGATGGACAATGTGGCTCAGAGCTGTTTTGCACGGAGCGAAGGCTTCATCAATGCCATGAAGGAGGCCTTTGAGACGTTTATCAACAAAAGGCCTAACAAACCCGCAGAACTCATCG CTAAATACGTGGATTCGAAGCTAAGAGCCGGTAACAAAGAGGCAACAGAGGAAGAGCTGGAGAGAATTCTCGACAAGATCATGATCATATTCCGCTTCATTCACG GAAAAGATGTCTTTGAAGCCTTTTACAAGAAAGACTTGGCCAAGCGTCTGCTGGTTGGCAAGAGTGCTTCTGTCGATGCTGAAAAGTCAATGCTGTCCAAGCTGAAACATG AATGTGGAGCAGCATTTACCAGTAAGCTAGAAGGGATGTTTAAGGACATGGAACTCTCCAAAGACATTATGATCCAGTTCAAGCAG TACACGCAAAACCAGAGCGAGCCAAGCAATATTGAACTAACCGTCAACATCCTGACCATGGGGTACTGGCCTTCGTACTTGCCCATGGAAGTCCACTTGCCCTCAGAA atgGTAAAACTCCAGGAAGTGTTCAAGCTGTTCTACTTGGGAAAGCACAGCGGGAGAAAACTGCAGTGGCAGCCCACACTCGGCCACGCTGTGCTGAAGGCAGAGTTTAAAGAA GGAAGGAAGGAGCTGCAGGTCTCCCTGTTCCAGACGTTAGTGCTGCTGATGTTCAACGAGGGAGAAGAATTCAGCATGGAGGAGATCGGTACTGCCACGGGTATAG AAGAGGGCGAGCTCAAACGTACGTTGCAGTCCCTGGCCTGTGGAAAAGCCCGCGTCCTCAATAAGATTCCACGGGGGAAAGAAGTGGAGGACGGTGACCGTTTCAGTTTCAATAACGATTTCAGACACAAACTTTTCCGCATCAAGATCAACCAGATCCAAATGAAAGAAACC GTAGAGGAGCAGGTCAGCACCACAGAGCGGGTGTTTCAAGACCGGCAGTATCAAATTGATGCCGCTGTGGTACGTATcatgaagatgagaaagacCCTGAGTCACAACCTACTCGTGTCGGAGCTCTACAACCAGTTGAAGTTCCCCGTCAAG CCTGGCGACTTGAAAAAGCGTATCGAGTCCCTCATAGACAGAGACTACATGGAGCGGgacaaggagaatccgaaccaGTACCACTATGTCGcctga
- the lamp1a gene encoding lysosome-associated membrane glycoprotein 1a, with amino-acid sequence MKRSVTCGSMLLLSVLFAVFGSLQAVTLEVSERNSTCIKAELSALLSITYNTSSTLRTVQVPLPNTTTVDAASSRCGSVSSSPWLVAAFGSGHALGLNFSTNGSLYNVASLMLQYNLSDSSIFPDANSSAVVTVLSASAGIWAAINTTYHCASATSVGVGGQTVTFSDMRLEAYMPQNDLSSDETICAADQALTTTSIPSTTSRPPITPAPAPTPPGPPERGNYSIRNSTGTVCLLAQMGLQLNFSYVSQAQNQTVQEFFNLAPNLTISSGSCEDNSAILVLSQGRSTTLNLTFTLNSTASKYYLSGINMIANRSDMTAPFSAGNTSLNYLRTTQGRSYMCNAEQTLAVVPSFSLNTFRLQVQAFNLTNNQFATAEECQIDQDDMLIPIIVGAALAGLVLIVLIAYLIGRKRSHAGYQTI; translated from the exons ATGAAACGCTCCGTGACTTGCGGTTCGATGTTGCTCCTCAGCGTCTTGTTTGCTGTGTTTG GCTCGCTCCAGGCTGTTACTCTTGAAGTGAGCGAGAGGAACTCGACGTGCATCAAGGCTGAGCTCTCCGCGTTGTTGTCCATCACGTACAACACTTCCAGCACCTTG AGAACCGTCCAGGTGCCGCTGCCCAACACGACCACAGTGGACGCGGCAAGCAGCAGATGCGGCTCAGTTAGCAGCAGCCCGTGGCTGGTGGCAGCGTTTGGATCTGGACATGCACTGGGGCTGAACTTCTCAACCAATGGAAGTCTTTACAATGTGGCTTCCTTGATGCTGCAGTACAACCTTAGTGATTCCTCCATCTTCCCCGATGCCAACAGCTCTG ctgTGGTAACCGTTCTGTCAGCTTCGGCCGGCATCTGGGCAGCAATCAACACCACCTACCATTGTGCGAGCGCCACCTCGGTTGGAGTTGGGGGGCAAACGGTCACCTTCTCTGATATGAGACTTGAAGCTTACATGCCACAAAATGATCTGAGTTCAGATG AAACGATATGCGCTGCAGATCAGGCGCTTACCACCACAAGCATTCCGAGCACCACCAGCCGTCCTCCAATCACACCGGCACCAGCACCCACACCACCCGGACCTCCCGAACGGGGGAATTACTCCATTCGCAACAGCACCGGCACAGTTTGTCTCCTGGCCCAAATGGGACTACAGCTCAATTTCTCCTATGTCTCTCAAGCTCAGAATCAG ACTGTTCAGGAATTTTTTAATCTCGCTCCTAATCTGACAATTTCTTCTGGATCATGTGAAGACAACAGCGCTATCTTAGTTCTGAGTCAGGGCAGGAGTACCACACTCAACCTCACCTTTACACTG AATTCCACGGCCAGCAAATACTACCTTAGCGGGATAAATATGATTGCCAACCGGTCTGATATGACAG CTCCCTTTTCAGCCGGGAACACCAGCCTGAACTACCTGCGTACCACCCAGGGACGTTCTTACATGTGTAATGCGGAGCAAACTCTGGCTGTGGTGCCAAGCTTCTCTCTCAACACATTTCGGCTGCAGGTTCAAGCCTTTAACCTCACCAACAACCAGTTTGCCACAG CGGAGGAGTGTCAGATCGATCAAGACGATATGCTCATCCCCATCATCGTCGGAGCGGCCCTTGCCGGACTGGTGCTGATCGTTCTCATTGCGTACCTAATCGGCCGCAAGAGGAGCCACGCTGGGTATCAGACAATCTGA
- the grtp1a gene encoding growth hormone-regulated TBC protein 1-A — translation MEKNKASSYGETAKDRVNRVDPYGFERPEDFDYESYEELMSEYLVVLTQRSIKWSKLLKSKRKVQRNVKLKRYIRKGIPNEHRALIWMAASGAQEQLEKNPGYYQALLKAQHDPKLVETICTDLNRTFPDNVQFRKTSNPCLQKSLSNVLRAYGHHNAAVGYCQGMNFIAGYLLIITNDEEKSFWLMDALLGRILPDYYSPAMLGLKIDQEVLGELVRVKSPGVWKAMMDHNVMWTLVVSRWFICLFIDVLPVETVLRIWDCLFYEGSKIIFRVALTLIHHSRVQIEEAQSLPDICQIFKEITRGAFVEECHPFMQKIFTEPGSLPIATLTKLRAACRTQIMAEEAK, via the exons GGTGGATCCATACGGCTTTGAGCGTCCAGAAGACTTTGACTATGAGTCCTATGAAGAGCTGATGTCCGAGTATCTTGTTGTGCTCACTCAAAGGTCCATCAAGTGGTCCAAACTACTGAAGAGCAAACGCAAGGTGCAGAGGAACGTGAAAT TGAAGCGTTACATACGCAAGGGCATACCCAATGAGCACCGGGCTCTGATTTGGATGGCGGCGAGCGGAGCTCAAGAGCAGTTGGAGAAAAACCCAGGCTACTACCAGGCCCTGCTCAAAGCACAACATGACCCTAAACTGGTGGAGACCATCTGCACAG acTTGAACAGAACATTTCCTGACAACGTGCAGTTCCGAAAGACATCCAACCCGTGTCTGCAGAAATCTTTGTCCAATGTGCTGCGGGCTTACGGCCACCACAATGCTGCTGTGGGTTATTGTCAG ggtatgaattttatagcTGGGTATCTGCTCATTATAACAAATGATGAAGAGAAGTCTTTCTGGCTGATGGATGCGCTCCTTGGTAGGATCTTACCAG ACTACTACAGTCCAGCTATGCTCGGCTTGAAGATAGACCAGGAGGTGCTGGGGGAGTTGGTCCGAGTCAAGTCCCCCGGAGTCTGGAAGGCCATGATGGATCACAACGTGATGTGGACTCTTGTGGTGTCCCGATGGTTCATCTGCCTCTTCATAGACGTTCTTCCTGTGGAG ACAGTTCTACGGATTTGGGATTGCCTGTTCTACGAGGGCTCCAAAATTATTTTCCGTGTGGCGCTGACGCTGATTCACCACTCCAGAGTTCAAATTGAAGAAGCTCAGTCCTTGCCAGATATATGTCAAATCTTCAAGGAGATCACGCGAGGAGCGTTTGTGGAGGAATGCCACCCGTTCATGCAG AAAATCTTTACTGAACCTGGAAGTCTACCCATTGCAACGTTGACCAAACTCAGAGCAGCGTGTCGAACGCAAATTATGGCTGAGGAGGCAAAATGA